AGGCGTTGATGAGGAGAGGGGCAGGATAGAGCTGGAGCTTGTAAAGGAGGAAGGATGAGGATAACGGTGGTAGGTGGCGGATATGTAGGATTAACAACGGGTATTTGCTTCTCACATCTGGGATACGAGGTAAAGGTGGTAGAGAAAGTTCCACAGAAGGTGAGCATGCTAAACGAGGGTGTTGTTCCCATATACGAGCCTGGACTTGAGGATATGCTAAAAGATAGCCTAAGGCTAAAAAGGATAAGCTTTACCACTGACTTGGTTGAAGGACTTGAGTTTTCTGAGGTAATATTCATATGCGTAGGCACACCCCAGCAGGAAGATGGTTCTGCCGACCTTTCGCAGGTGGAAGAGGTGGCAAGACTTACCGCAGAGCATATGGAATCTTATAAACTCCTTGTAGAAAAGTCCACAGTGCCTGTAAACACCCACAAGCTTATAAAGAAGACACTGCAAAGATACATGAAAAGACATGTAGAATTTGATGTAGCCTCTAACCCTGAATTTTTGAGGGAAGGGAGTGCAGTAAAGGACTTTTTAGAGCCAGACAGAATAGTTGTAGGAATTGAGAGTGAGAGGGCAAAAAACCTTCTGCAAAAGCTTTATGAACCTATAAAGGCACCCATACTTTTCACGGATCCCGCCACTGCGGAGCTTATAAAGCACGCTTCCAACTCCTTCTTAGCTATGAAGATCTCCTTTATAAACATGATCTCAGACCTTTGTGAAAAGACTGGAGCTGATGTAAAGCTGGTGGCGGATGGTATGGGTTATGACAAGAGGATAGGGAGAGCTTTTTTGGATGCGGGTATAGGATGGGGAGGGAGCTGTTTTCCGAAGGATGTAAGGGCTTTTATAAAGATGGCCGAGGATTACGGAGTTGACTTTTCACTTCTTAGAGAGGTGGATAAAATAAATGCCAGAAGGATAGAAAACTTTCTTGAGAAGGTAAAAAACGCACTCTGGAGCCTAAAAAATAAAAAGCTTGCTGTGTGGGGACTTTCCTTTAAACCCAACACGGATGACATAAGAGAGGCGCCATCTATAAAGATAGTGTCTGCACTGCTCAGAGAAGGAGCCAAGCTGCAGCTTTACGACCCTAAAGCTATGGGCAACTTCAGAAGGATATTTCCAGAGGGGGAGGACCTTATTTACGCTCAGGGCATGTACGAAGCCATAAAAGGATGTGATGCTCTTCTTATTCTTACCGAGTGGGAAGAGTTTAAAAAGGCAGACCTTGAAAGGGTAAAGCATCTTTTAAAACTCCCCGTAGTTATAGACGGTAGGAATATTTATGAGCCTGCTCATATGAGAGAGCTGGGTTTTGAGTATTACTGTATGGGAAGGCGATGAGGAATCTCCCCACCTTTCCTATAGCTATAATAATGCTTTTTGTCATCTTTGCCCTCTTTGCAGATTTTATAGCACCCTATCCTTATGACCTTCAGAGTAGAAAGACACCCTACCACCCTCCTACGAGGATACACATAGTAAAAGACGGTAGGATAACCTTTCCTTATGTGAATCCTTATGTGATGGAAGACCCCATCTTTAAGTCATACAGAGAAAATAAGAAGGTTTCCTGCAAAATAGAGTTTTTCACGAAAACTCCCTATGGGTTTAAACTCTTTGGGGTAAAAGCACCTTGCAAGATACATCTTTTGGGTGCGGACAAGCTGGGGAGGGATGTGTTTTCAAGACTTGTCTATGGGGCAAGGGTGTCTATGTTTATAGGTCTTGTTGGTATAACGGTTACTTTTCTGGTAGGCTCCTTGGTGGGCGGCTTTTCCGGATACATGGGTGGTAAGGTAGATAGCTTCATCATGCGTATAGTAGAGGTCCTTTTGGCTATACCTACCTTTTACCTTATGCTATCTCTCAGAAGTGTATTTCCCTTAACTATGGGAAGCTTTGAGGTGTTTCTTATGGTGGTCTTCATAATATCTTTTATTGGATGGGCAGGTCTTGCGAGGGTGATAAGGGGTATGGTCCTTTCCATCAGGGAAAAGGAATTTGTGCAAAGCGCAAAAACTTACGGCGCAGGAACTTTTAGAATACTCACCAAGCACATACTACCCAACACCTACTACTACCTTATAGTCTCTGCCACTCTGTCCTTCCCTGGCTACATACTGGGCGAATCGGCTTTGAGCTTTCTGGGGCTTGGGGTGCAAGAGCCACAACCCAGCTGGGGAAACATGCTCTCCGATGCAAGAAATGTAAACCTCATATCCTCCTATCCTTGGATACTCTCTCCCGGCGTTGCCATATTTCTTTTAGTCATGGCTTTTAACCTGCTGGGTGATGAACTCCTAAGGAGACAAAAATGAAAGCCCTGAAAGTTAAAGTGCTTAAAAACGCACCACTCTCTTTAAGAACCTATGTGATGGAGCTTTCCGCTCCGGATATAGCGCACTCTGTAAAACCAGGACAGTTTGTCATGTTAAAGGTTTCGCACACAAATGACCCTATTGGAAGAAGAGCTTTTGCGGTAGGTGATGTAAGAGGTGATAACCTTTACATATTCTACGATGTGGTGGGAAGAGGTACATATCTTTTGAGCAGTCTGCCAGAAGGTAGTCACATAGAGCTTTTTGGACCACTCGGCAAAAGGACGTTTGAGCTATCAGGAGACAAGCATCTGCTCATAGGGGGTGGTATAGGTATAGCCGGTCTTACTCTTCTGGGGAAGGAGCTAAGAAAGGAAGGTAAAAAGGTGTTTTTCGTTTATGGTGCAAAAGGAAAAGAGCATTTAGGTTTAAAAAGCTGGTTAGAGGAGGAAAATTTTGAACATCTTATTTTTACTGAAGATGGAAGTGAGGGAAGGAAGGGTTTGGTAACTGAGGCTGTTAAGGAGTTTGACAGATCTTGGACTGTATCTGCATGCGGTCCAAAAGGTATGCTAAAATCTCTAAAGAATCTTGTAGAACCAAGCAGATTGTACCTTTCCTTGGA
The DNA window shown above is from Hydrogenobacter thermophilus TK-6 and carries:
- a CDS encoding dihydroorotate dehydrogenase electron transfer subunit codes for the protein MKALKVKVLKNAPLSLRTYVMELSAPDIAHSVKPGQFVMLKVSHTNDPIGRRAFAVGDVRGDNLYIFYDVVGRGTYLLSSLPEGSHIELFGPLGKRTFELSGDKHLLIGGGIGIAGLTLLGKELRKEGKKVFFVYGAKGKEHLGLKSWLEEENFEHLIFTEDGSEGRKGLVTEAVKEFDRSWTVSACGPKGMLKSLKNLVEPSRLYLSLESRMACGWGVCLGCVVKGTQGNYLRVCYEGPVFRADEVCL
- a CDS encoding ABC transporter permease, producing the protein MRNLPTFPIAIIMLFVIFALFADFIAPYPYDLQSRKTPYHPPTRIHIVKDGRITFPYVNPYVMEDPIFKSYRENKKVSCKIEFFTKTPYGFKLFGVKAPCKIHLLGADKLGRDVFSRLVYGARVSMFIGLVGITVTFLVGSLVGGFSGYMGGKVDSFIMRIVEVLLAIPTFYLMLSLRSVFPLTMGSFEVFLMVVFIISFIGWAGLARVIRGMVLSIREKEFVQSAKTYGAGTFRILTKHILPNTYYYLIVSATLSFPGYILGESALSFLGLGVQEPQPSWGNMLSDARNVNLISSYPWILSPGVAIFLLVMAFNLLGDELLRRQK
- a CDS encoding UDP-glucose dehydrogenase family protein, whose amino-acid sequence is MRITVVGGGYVGLTTGICFSHLGYEVKVVEKVPQKVSMLNEGVVPIYEPGLEDMLKDSLRLKRISFTTDLVEGLEFSEVIFICVGTPQQEDGSADLSQVEEVARLTAEHMESYKLLVEKSTVPVNTHKLIKKTLQRYMKRHVEFDVASNPEFLREGSAVKDFLEPDRIVVGIESERAKNLLQKLYEPIKAPILFTDPATAELIKHASNSFLAMKISFINMISDLCEKTGADVKLVADGMGYDKRIGRAFLDAGIGWGGSCFPKDVRAFIKMAEDYGVDFSLLREVDKINARRIENFLEKVKNALWSLKNKKLAVWGLSFKPNTDDIREAPSIKIVSALLREGAKLQLYDPKAMGNFRRIFPEGEDLIYAQGMYEAIKGCDALLILTEWEEFKKADLERVKHLLKLPVVIDGRNIYEPAHMRELGFEYYCMGRR